The following proteins are co-located in the Solanum pennellii chromosome 8, SPENNV200 genome:
- the LOC107028330 gene encoding embryogenesis-associated protein EMB8-like isoform X4, giving the protein MQFYSASFLRDMYEVVAHVSNRYPAANLYAIGWSLGANILVRYSGHVTQSIHFESHSCLLSGAVFLSNPFNLIIADEDFHKGFNNVYDKALANSLCKIFIKHALLFEVMQGEYNISLAVNTKTVREFDDELRFHYKCMYSSSLYPRDRQFI; this is encoded by the exons ATGCAGTTCTATTCAGCGTCATTTCTTCGTGATATGTATGAAGTGGTGGCACATGTCAGCAACCGCTATCCAGCGGCAAATTTATATGCAATAGGCTGGTCTCTTGGAGCAAATATTCTTGTTCGCTACTCGGGACATGTAACTCAATCAATTCACTTT GAATCTCATTCTTGCCTTCTCTCAGGTGCTGTTTTCTTGAGCAATCCTTTCAATTTGATCATTGCAGATGAAGATTTCCATAAGGGCTTTAACAATGTTTATGATAAAGCATTAGCAAATTCTCTCTGCAAAATTTTCATAAA GCATGCTCTACTGTTTGAAGTTATGCAAGGtgaatataatatatcattAGCTGTCAATACCAAAACTGTTAGAGAATTTGATGATGAACTGAGATTCCATTACAAATGTATGTACTCCTCTTCTTTGTATCCAA
- the LOC107028330 gene encoding embryogenesis-associated protein EMB8-like isoform X5 produces MQFYSASFLRDMYEVVAHVSNRYPAANLYAIGWSLGANILVRYSGHVTQSIHFESHSCLLSGAVFLSNPFNLIIADEDFHKGFNNVYDKALANSLCKIFIKHALLFEVMQGEYNISLAVNTKTVREFDDELRFHYKCMYSSSLYPSCK; encoded by the exons ATGCAGTTCTATTCAGCGTCATTTCTTCGTGATATGTATGAAGTGGTGGCACATGTCAGCAACCGCTATCCAGCGGCAAATTTATATGCAATAGGCTGGTCTCTTGGAGCAAATATTCTTGTTCGCTACTCGGGACATGTAACTCAATCAATTCACTTT GAATCTCATTCTTGCCTTCTCTCAGGTGCTGTTTTCTTGAGCAATCCTTTCAATTTGATCATTGCAGATGAAGATTTCCATAAGGGCTTTAACAATGTTTATGATAAAGCATTAGCAAATTCTCTCTGCAAAATTTTCATAAA GCATGCTCTACTGTTTGAAGTTATGCAAGGtgaatataatatatcattAGCTGTCAATACCAAAACTGTTAGAGAATTTGATGATGAACTGAGATTCCATTACAAATGTATGTACTCCTCTTCTTTGTATCCAA
- the LOC107028330 gene encoding embryogenesis-associated protein EMB8-like isoform X3 encodes MQFYSASFLRDMYEVVAHVSNRYPAANLYAIGWSLGANILVRYSGHVTQSIHFESHSCLLSGAVFLSNPFNLIIADEDFHKGFNNVYDKALANSLCKIFIKHALLFEVMQGEYNISLAVNTKTVREFDDELRFHYKCMYSSSLYPKSRISKSEKGEKREG; translated from the exons ATGCAGTTCTATTCAGCGTCATTTCTTCGTGATATGTATGAAGTGGTGGCACATGTCAGCAACCGCTATCCAGCGGCAAATTTATATGCAATAGGCTGGTCTCTTGGAGCAAATATTCTTGTTCGCTACTCGGGACATGTAACTCAATCAATTCACTTT GAATCTCATTCTTGCCTTCTCTCAGGTGCTGTTTTCTTGAGCAATCCTTTCAATTTGATCATTGCAGATGAAGATTTCCATAAGGGCTTTAACAATGTTTATGATAAAGCATTAGCAAATTCTCTCTGCAAAATTTTCATAAA GCATGCTCTACTGTTTGAAGTTATGCAAGGtgaatataatatatcattAGCTGTCAATACCAAAACTGTTAGAGAATTTGATGATGAACTGAGATTCCATTACAAATGTATGTACTCCTCTTCTTTGTATCCAA
- the LOC107028330 gene encoding embryogenesis-associated protein EMB8-like isoform X1: protein MQFYSASFLRDMYEVVAHVSNRYPAANLYAIGWSLGANILVRYSGHVTQSIHFESHSCLLSGAVFLSNPFNLIIADEDFHKGFNNVYDKALANSLCKIFIKHALLFEVMQGEYNISLAVNTKTVREFDDELRFHYKCMYSSSLYPSKSFQPFTLHCSFLFVVIYRTSDAIYRSTVHGQES, encoded by the exons ATGCAGTTCTATTCAGCGTCATTTCTTCGTGATATGTATGAAGTGGTGGCACATGTCAGCAACCGCTATCCAGCGGCAAATTTATATGCAATAGGCTGGTCTCTTGGAGCAAATATTCTTGTTCGCTACTCGGGACATGTAACTCAATCAATTCACTTT GAATCTCATTCTTGCCTTCTCTCAGGTGCTGTTTTCTTGAGCAATCCTTTCAATTTGATCATTGCAGATGAAGATTTCCATAAGGGCTTTAACAATGTTTATGATAAAGCATTAGCAAATTCTCTCTGCAAAATTTTCATAAA GCATGCTCTACTGTTTGAAGTTATGCAAGGtgaatataatatatcattAGCTGTCAATACCAAAACTGTTAGAGAATTTGATGATGAACTGAGATTCCATTACAAATGTATGTACTCCTCTTCTTTGTATCCAAGTAAGTCATTTCAGCCATTTACTCTCCAttgttcttttttgtttgttgttatttatCGTACTTCAGACGCCATTTATAGGTCTACAGTTCATGGTCAGGAGAGTTAA
- the LOC107028332 gene encoding uncharacterized protein LOC107028332: MASDKTACQDERAGAEIVYGAEECYSHSLELLKELGFPMGVLALKDLEECGCVRDTGFVWMKQKAPYEHYFVATKTLVSYATEVTAYVEKGRMKKMTGVKSKQLFMWVPIVEMSIEDPAQNKIHFKTPIGIGKSFPLTAFMTDEEKEKYLEKANE, encoded by the coding sequence ATGGCCAGCGATAAAACAGCATGCCAAGATGAGCGTGCAGGAGCGGAAATTGTATATGGAGCTGAAGAGTGCTATAGTCATTCTCTTGAGCTGCTGAAAGAGTTGGGATTTCCCATGGGTGTTCTTGCTCTTAAAGACCTTGAAGAATGTGGCTGTGTTCGCGACACTGGATTTGTGTGGATGAAACAAAAGGCTCCATATGAGCATTACTTTGTCGCAACAAAAACTCTAGTTAGCTATGCCACAGAGGTCACTGCCTACGTGGAGAAAGgaagaatgaagaaaatgacTGGAGTTAAGAGTAAGCAGCTATTTATGTGGGTGCCAATAGTTGAAATGAGCATTGAGGATCCTGCTCAGAACAAAATTCACTTCAAGACTCCTATAGGAATTGGAAAGTCTTTCCCCCTCACTGCTTTCATGACTGATGAAGAAAAGGAGAAGTATCTGGAGAAAGCTAACGAGTAG
- the LOC107028330 gene encoding embryogenesis-associated protein EMB8-like isoform X2 — MQFYSASFLRDMYEVVAHVSNRYPAANLYAIGWSLGANILVRYSGHESHSCLLSGAVFLSNPFNLIIADEDFHKGFNNVYDKALANSLCKIFIKHALLFEVMQGEYNISLAVNTKTVREFDDELRFHYKCMYSSSLYPSKSFQPFTLHCSFLFVVIYRTSDAIYRSTVHGQES, encoded by the exons ATGCAGTTCTATTCAGCGTCATTTCTTCGTGATATGTATGAAGTGGTGGCACATGTCAGCAACCGCTATCCAGCGGCAAATTTATATGCAATAGGCTGGTCTCTTGGAGCAAATATTCTTGTTCGCTACTCGGGACAT GAATCTCATTCTTGCCTTCTCTCAGGTGCTGTTTTCTTGAGCAATCCTTTCAATTTGATCATTGCAGATGAAGATTTCCATAAGGGCTTTAACAATGTTTATGATAAAGCATTAGCAAATTCTCTCTGCAAAATTTTCATAAA GCATGCTCTACTGTTTGAAGTTATGCAAGGtgaatataatatatcattAGCTGTCAATACCAAAACTGTTAGAGAATTTGATGATGAACTGAGATTCCATTACAAATGTATGTACTCCTCTTCTTTGTATCCAAGTAAGTCATTTCAGCCATTTACTCTCCAttgttcttttttgtttgttgttatttatCGTACTTCAGACGCCATTTATAGGTCTACAGTTCATGGTCAGGAGAGTTAA